The Oncorhynchus mykiss isolate Arlee chromosome 30, USDA_OmykA_1.1, whole genome shotgun sequence genome includes a window with the following:
- the LOC110521615 gene encoding tumor necrosis factor ligand superfamily member 6-like isoform X1: MESVSERWCELVTDPPSVCGWKLWVPVTRAFIRLRCLDRSTHLLHTEATHTLTLLSHTLCTMSGTQGYPYPQVFLVDSGRGPQPSVQPPGMLPCWSFPPAQERVMERGRGRGCRGVGSWSLTMALLFLLLLVFGALGLGTYQIIKLQTQLDGIQQEINTEIDGRGPEKLVGDLPETDPNRGKTAGRPAAHVIGRIEKHVSQNTLRWEPKAGRAFTEGGVVYRDGGLQVNETGLYHIYSRVQFEANHCTPTDALVHSVFVRRPGNRKSLTLMEGHREGYCNLGSHGHVWTSGSYLGSTLKLEKQDWLYVNVSHPAMLSHAHHANFFGLHKI; the protein is encoded by the exons ATGGAGAGCGTGAGTGAGAGGTGGTGTGAGCTTGTCACAGACCcacccagtgtgtgtgggtggaagCTGTGGGTTCCAGTCACCCGAGCTTTTATAAGACTGAGATGCTTAGATAGAAGCACACATCTCCTGCACACAGAggcgacacacacactcacgctcctctctcacacactttgcACCATGAGTGGTACACAGGGCTATCCTTACCCCCAGGTGTTTCTAGTGGACAGTGGTAGAGGTCCACAGCCATCGGTCCAACCTCCAGGCATGCTGCCCTGCTGGTCCTTCCCTCCTGCccaagagagagtgatggagcggGGCAGGGGCAGAGGCTGCAGGGGGGTTGGCTCCTGGAGCCTGACTATGGCTCTGCTGTTTCTGCTGCTGCTGGTGTTTGGGGCATTGGGACTGGGTACCTACCAGATAATCAAACTACAGACTCAACTCGACGGGATACAACAG GAAATTAACACTGAGATTGATGGTCGTGGGCCTGAGAAGCTAGTGGGTGACCTTCCAGAGACCGATCCAAACAGAGGGAAGACAGCCGGCAGACCTGCAGCACATGTTATAG GCCGGATTGAGAAGCATGTTTCACAGAATACCTTGCGTTGGGAGCCAAAGGCGGGGCGGGCCTTCACAGAGGGGGGCGTGGTCTATCGGGATGGCGGTCTGCAAGTCAACGAGACTGGGCTCTACCACATCTACTCCCGGGTGCAGTTTGAAGCCAATCACTGCACCCCTACAGATGCCTTGGTTCACTCTGTGTTTGTAAGAAGGCCAGGGAATCGCAAGTCTCTCACCCTAATGGAGGGACACAGGGAGGGCTACTGCAACCTGGGCTCTCATGGGCATGTCTGGACCTCGGGGAGTTACCTGGGATCCACACTGAAGCTTGAAAAGCAGGACTGGTTGTATGTGAATGTCTCCCATCCAGCCATGCTCAGCCACGCTCATCATGCCAACTTCTTTGGACTCCACAAGAtctag
- the LOC110521615 gene encoding tumor necrosis factor ligand superfamily member 6-like isoform X2, whose translation MKIAVEAFHHHFKVFLVDSGRGPQPSVQPPGMLPCWSFPPAQERVMERGRGRGCRGVGSWSLTMALLFLLLLVFGALGLGTYQIIKLQTQLDGIQQEINTEIDGRGPEKLVGDLPETDPNRGKTAGRPAAHVIGRIEKHVSQNTLRWEPKAGRAFTEGGVVYRDGGLQVNETGLYHIYSRVQFEANHCTPTDALVHSVFVRRPGNRKSLTLMEGHREGYCNLGSHGHVWTSGSYLGSTLKLEKQDWLYVNVSHPAMLSHAHHANFFGLHKI comes from the exons ATGAAGATTGCTGTGGAGGCATTCCATCATCATTTCAAG GTGTTTCTAGTGGACAGTGGTAGAGGTCCACAGCCATCGGTCCAACCTCCAGGCATGCTGCCCTGCTGGTCCTTCCCTCCTGCccaagagagagtgatggagcggGGCAGGGGCAGAGGCTGCAGGGGGGTTGGCTCCTGGAGCCTGACTATGGCTCTGCTGTTTCTGCTGCTGCTGGTGTTTGGGGCATTGGGACTGGGTACCTACCAGATAATCAAACTACAGACTCAACTCGACGGGATACAACAG GAAATTAACACTGAGATTGATGGTCGTGGGCCTGAGAAGCTAGTGGGTGACCTTCCAGAGACCGATCCAAACAGAGGGAAGACAGCCGGCAGACCTGCAGCACATGTTATAG GCCGGATTGAGAAGCATGTTTCACAGAATACCTTGCGTTGGGAGCCAAAGGCGGGGCGGGCCTTCACAGAGGGGGGCGTGGTCTATCGGGATGGCGGTCTGCAAGTCAACGAGACTGGGCTCTACCACATCTACTCCCGGGTGCAGTTTGAAGCCAATCACTGCACCCCTACAGATGCCTTGGTTCACTCTGTGTTTGTAAGAAGGCCAGGGAATCGCAAGTCTCTCACCCTAATGGAGGGACACAGGGAGGGCTACTGCAACCTGGGCTCTCATGGGCATGTCTGGACCTCGGGGAGTTACCTGGGATCCACACTGAAGCTTGAAAAGCAGGACTGGTTGTATGTGAATGTCTCCCATCCAGCCATGCTCAGCCACGCTCATCATGCCAACTTCTTTGGACTCCACAAGAtctag